Genomic segment of Kibdelosporangium phytohabitans:
ACAGGGCGTGGTTGATCGTCGTGCGCGCGTAACCAGCCGCCAGCGTCGGCTTGCCGGTCCGTGGATTGATCGCGCCGGGCCGACCGGTGGTCGGCGTGTTCCGTCGGCGCTGCGGGTTCGGCGCGGTGCGTAGCCAGCCAACCAGCACAGCGACCTCGGCCTCGGTCGCCTTCTCCCAGGCCAAACCGAGCAGCCACAGCAGCCGGAACCACCGCAGCAACCCGAACGCATAACTACGGCCAGTCAGCGGACTTCCGTCTCCCAGGGCCAAATCCCGCAGGTACTCGGTGACGTCGACGATCTCAACGCCCGCTGGGTCGAGCACGACGAACGGTGGGTGGACACGCTCCACTTTGATGACTGATCCCACTCGGGGCACGGACGCACGGCCTTCCATGAGCTGACGGCGAAGGTCCACTGGCTTCTCCTTGATCACGACGCGAAGCGCCATGATCAACCAGCGGGAGATGGTGCAGATAACTGAGCATTGCCTGCGTGCCAAGCCTCGGCTGCCGTCGGGGTTGAGTACGTGCAGTGGCATCGACACGAAGCGGTGGGCCGGGTCGAGCGCGTCGTCGCGGATGTTGCCCGCGGACACCGTGCGGACCGGGATGCCGAACTGCGCGGCGTGCTTCCGGAGCCGGGTGAGGTTCTCGTACACCGCCTTCGGTTCCCAGCCGGTGTCGGCGAACAGCGCGACGTCGAAGCGCGGAATCATTCCCTCGCAGGCCAGCAGCAACACGGCGCTGCTCTGGATGCCTGCGCCGAGGCTCAAGCACCGCATGGCCGGTTGGGAATCCGGGGTGGACGCTGGGCTGGTCATGCCGCGCTCGCTTCCTGTCCGTCGCTGAGGCGCTCGACGGACGTGCCGATATCGGTCGCCCGAAGGAGCGCGGTGAGGTCGGCCAGCAGCAGCTCGACGGCGTAGGTGGCCTGTTGTGGGACGACGCCGTTGCCCAACGCGCGCAGTTGCGCGGTGCGCGGCAAAGGCAGGTCGGTCACCCAGCCCGGCTCCAAGCCCTGCAGCCATTCCACGAAGGAGGGTGCGAGCACAGGGCGGCCGTGGCGACCTGGTTGGGTGGGCTGCGGCGCGGCGCGTCCGAGCACTTGTTCCCAGCGCCGTACAGCTGCGGTGTAGATGCCCCAGCGCACCGCGTCCTGCACCGTCATGGTGTCCCAATCAGGCGGCGCGGCGACGCCTACGGGTTGGGCTTGTCCTGGGTGATCAGGCGAATTACCGCCGACGGCAGCATCAGGTCGCCCTTCGACCCGCGCTGCGCCGGACAGCCCTTCGTCCCGTCGGTCGCCCGCGGCGTCGGCAGGAACGCCCCGGATTCCACCTGCGGAAGCATCTGCTGCGACAGCGGCGGCCGGAAACCCGCACTCGCCCGACGCCCCGCCGTGCCGGTGTCTGATGCCATCGGCGTCGGCAGCAGCCGCGCCTGGTCGGGCAGCGATGGCCCACCGCGCTGCGTCCTGTGCGTGCAGTTCTTCGCGTCCGAGGCGGTCGGTGTCGGCAGCAGCCGCAACTGGTCCAGCAGCGACGGACCGCCTTGTCGGCTGGTCGCCGAGATGCCGTTGGAGGAACCGTCGTGCGCGGTCGGAGTCGGCAGCATCTCCGCCTCCGCCGTCGGCGGCACCGGCACGGGGCCAGGCGCACAGGAACACCCGCTCGCGGCGATGTGCCGCGCCGATGTCGGCGGCGCGGACGCTACGCCAGAGCGCGTCATACCCTGCTTCGGCCAGGTCGCCGAGTACACGGTGGAGACCTCCGCCTTTCCAGCGAAGCGCGGCGACGTTCTCCACGACGAGCAGCGCGGGTCGTAGTAGGCGAACGCCCGCCACGATGTCGGTCCACAGTCCACTGCGTGCTCCGTTCTCGATGCCCGCGCGCCGCCCGGCGGCGGAGATGTCCTGGCAGGGAAACCCAGCGGTGAGCACCTCGACCGGTTCCACCGCCGTCCAGTCGATGGCACGCACGTCGCCGAGGTTGGGCACGCCCGGAAGCCGGGCGGCGAGGAGCTGGGCGATGTGCGGGTCGGGGTCGGCGCACCAGGCGATGCGTCCGCCGCCGAGCGTGGCGAGCACGCCGAGATCCAGTCCGAGGTAGCCGGTGCACACCGACCCGACGACCGGTCCAGCGCTCGCGCCGACCGACACGTTCTGCCGTACTTCGTCCGGCACGGTCTGCGCGGTGGCCGCCCGCACCGCCCCCGCCGTCGTCGTGGTGACGGCGACGAGGGCGGGGGCGGAGTCGCGCCCCGACCGGGCTCGGCTGCGGGGTGGCTGGGTGGTCATGCCGCCCAGCTCTCCGACACACCCGGCTCAACCCTCGGGTTCCCGGAGTGCCGTGCCCGATCGGTGAGGAACCGTCGAGAATCCCGGCGGCTTGTGGAAACTCCTGAACCTGCCGAGCGACGCAGGGCTGTGCGGAAAATCAGCACATCCTCGTGGCTGATGAGGTGCAGCGGCAGACCGGCTTCGCGCTGTTTGCGGATGAAGTCGCGCTGGAAGAAGCTGCCGCGCGCGACGAGGTCGGTCTCGGCGGCGCGCGCCAGCAGCGCGACGCAACGTTCGACCGGGATCATGCCGGCGTGCAGACCGCAGGCCAGGATTTGGGAGGGCAGGTCGATCAGCTCGGCGTGCTCACGCCAGGGCCGGATGGTGATGGCGATGTGCCCGCCCGGCCGCAGGTAGGTGGTGAGCCCGGCGAGGATGCGAGTGAACCCGGCCAGCAGCCGGTGATGCCCGACGTTGGCGAGGTTCCCGCGGTCGAGAGTGTTGCCGTAGCGGTGGTGGTACTTCTGCACCCCCGCGCCCGGCGCGACCGACACCTGCCCGTGCGTAGACGGCCCGTACGGCGGCGAGGTGACTACCAGCGCCGCCTGTGCGACGTACTCCGGCGGAAGCAGCGAGGCGATCTGGCGGGCGTCGCCGTGGAACACCCGGCCCTCGTGCTCCACGCCAGCGTCGTGCGCGAGCGTGAGGTTGGCGCGGGAGACGTCGACCCAGTGCGGCTCGTACTCGATCCCGACCGCGCGGCGCCCGGCGTGCAGTGCTTCGACGAGGGTGGTGCCGATCCCGCACATCGGGTCGAGCACCAGGTCGCCCGGTCGCGTGTAGTGGGCGATCGCGTGCGCGGCGACGGCGGGGAGCATCTTGGCCGGGTGCGCGGTCGACTCGGCGACATAGCGGTCCTTGCGCTGTGTCGCGGGGGCGGTCTGTGCGGTGGTCCACACCGACACCGCCACGTCCCCCGCAGAGCCGTCGTTAGCGCCCTCGGGTGGCGTGCCTGTGGTGCCGTCGAGGTCGTCGATGACGGCGCGCGGGACACGCTGGGTCGGTCCGTCCACCGGGTGCTCCGCGTGGGTCCGGTCCGGGGTGACAGCGGTGTCGGACAGGGCGCGGGGGAAGGGGTTGTCGGCCACGGTCGTGCCTTCCTGGCGGTGGTGTCCGGGCTGGGCGGGGTTCGCTATCGGAGCGACGGTCATCGGATGACTCCGCTCTCGAGCGCCGCGTCCGCCGGGCTTAGGTGAGGCGGTTCGTGGTCGTGTGGCTGGGCGAAGACCAGGACGTCGGAGTGGATGCGCCGATGGGGTTCGGGCAGCCCGCGCACGGCCGCGCGGTGCCGAGTGCGCGCCTCGTTCTCGGCGTCCGGACCGCCGGGTTCGGCGAGGGATTCGGCGGCGAACCGGCCGCCGCGCACCGGCGCGTGCAGTGCCACGATGTGCTGGAGGTAGAGCAGGTCGGCGTTCTGCGCGGAGGCCACGACCGCCCCGGTCGGGTCGATCAGCTCACCGGCGGGCCAGTCACAGTGGGTGAGCACGGCGAGGATCCCGCCGACCCGCAGCAGCCGGGCCGCGACCAACGCGACGAGGTCGCTGGTCGGGTTGCCGCCGTGCTCGGGACGCAGGCTGGTGATGATCAGGTCCGTGTCCGCCGGAGTGTCCTCGGCCCCGTCGAAAAGCCCGTCGCCGACGCCCGAACTCGACGGCGGGTTGATGGTCACGGCGGAGTGGTCGGGGTCGCCGACGAGGTCGGCCCAGAACGGTCGGGCCGTCGGACCGATGGCGGTCGGGTCGGCCGTGACGCGCACCACGCGGCCGGTCCGGTCGAGACCCTCGACGGCGGCGAGCGCGTCGGCCAGCGCGTGGTCTGGCTCGGTTGCCGGGGCGCGGTCGATCACTCCGTCCGCGCCGACCGGAGCCAGTCGTGCGTGGCCGTCTTCGGTGGGCCAGGGCAGGAGTGCGACCCTGCTGCCGGGCTTGCTGAACGAGCTGACGATCGTGCTGACGATCGGTTGCGGCCAGGCCGTGCCGAGGTCGATCGGAGCCGGGCCGACTGTCCAGACCGTCGCCGGAGTCGGCGTCGCGGCTGACCCGCGTGCCCGTGAGCGGGTACTCGCGGAACCGGGCTTGGCGGGACTGACCCTGGTGGTGGTCGACGCGGTGGGGTAGGGGCGGCGGTCGCCGCCCCGGCGTCCACCCGGGCGGGCGCTCGCGGGGTGCGTGGGGTCGCCGCGTCGCGCCGGGCTGCGGCGCTGGGGGTCTTTGGACGGGGGCATGGAATCCTCGCAAAGCCTCGGATGTAGCGCCGCAATGCATGGCGCCGTACATCCTTCTATTCCGAAAAACGACTGCGGTTTTCCCGGCTGGTTATCAAATCTTTATCGTCAATCTTGACGGGTGCTCGATGGCGGGAATGCAGGTGGTGCACGCGTCTGCGTCTGCGTGGAACTCAGTGCGAGCTGCGCTGTGAGCCGGGTCGACTTGGGAGCGCTCCTCAAATTTTTTTGACGCGCCTCGGTGGATGGCTGGACTAGGAAGTCGGCCCGTCGTTTTCCCTTACCCCTGCTACTACCAAACCGCCACCAAACCGCCACCAGAACCCCATATATCCAGCTAAACTGCTACTACCGGCGACCATCTGATGATCTTCAACGATGGCGTCAATGATCTTCTGTCCGTGCTGTGGATGATCTTTGTGGCGGGTCGCCATCGCCTCTCAAGATCATCGGTGGCGTTCCGGTGGCGTTCCGGTGGCGTTTTGGTGGACGTGGTTTGGCTTCCTTGAGAGGTCGATTCATTTCCGACCATCAAAGGAGTCGAACATGGCGCCGAACCGCGTGTTTCACTTCATCCCTTTTAGGCGCGATTCACTGCCGCTGGATTCCGCTCGAACTGCGTTCGAGTGGCTCGTCACCGGGGTGGATCCACTCTCGATTGACGGTGGCCGATTTCCTGGCCTTCCTCGCCGGGCTATGCCCCTGGACGAGTTGCGTGATCTGTTGCTGGACGCCAAGTTGCCCTGGCCGACCGTGGACGCGGTCTGGGCACACCTGATCGAGCGCTCGCGGGCCGAAGGCGGCGCCTGGACCGTGGCATGCGTGGGGATGGCGCTGCCCGCACTGGTGCAAGCCGCGGCCGGCATGTGCAAGCCGTTCTTCGACATCGACCCCTGCGACATCCACATCGCGATGCTGACCGGCTTCCTCACCGAACTCGCCGCGGTCGATCTGAGCCAGTCGTGGCTGGTGCTGCGTCTGCGCAACGCCGCCCGACACGCTGGACACAACCTGATCCGTGATGAGCTCGACCGCACCACGCCGATCGACGATGACGACTTTCGTTCCAACGAGCCGCCCCCACCGTGGGGACATCCCGACTTCGTCCTCGCCCGTGCCGTCGCCGAAGGGGCGATCAGCGGCGACGAGGCCGAGCTGATCGGCTCCACCCGCCTGGAGGACTACACGCTGGAAGCCGCCGCCGCCGACAGCGGCGTCAGCATCACCGCCCTGCACCGCGCCCGTGCCCATGCCGAAGCGCGGCTAGTCGACTGGCTGGACGCACAGGCACCCCACGACGACCCCACCGACCGGCGTGAGCGGGACGTCGAACTCCACGCCGTGACCTCGGCGACCATCACCACCGCCGCCCGAACGCCCCACCCAGCACCAGGCCAGATACCACGCGCGGTAACCGACGTCCCGAAACGATTTTCGATCACAGTTCGGTATCGAGCCGGGAAAACCGACCCCCGAATTCGGAGTCAGAGGGTGCGGGAGAGCCCCAGCCGCCCCGCGTCCACGAACTCGCCCGCCCGGCCCGCCGGCATCACCCGGCGCCCTGCGGACACGACTCCGGAGGTGCCGCGATGTGCCTGACCTACTCGCCCCCACGCCACCCGTCCCGCAGTCACAACGGGCCGGTCACCCCAGCACCCGAGGCGACACGGCCAGCCCGCCGGACCCGGCTTTCGGCGTCCCGGCCGAACGCTGACGCGCCGGTCGCACCTCCGATGTCTTCGACTCGGCACGGGCGTCGTAGCCTCGTCCACCAGCGGATCGTGACGACCGGCACGGTGGCTGTTGTCGCGCTGGTGCTGTCGATGTCGGTGTCGATACCGGCGGCGCACGCGGACACCGTCGTGCTCGCGATCGCGGGCAGCGTCGATGAGGTCCTGACCAACATCCGCAACTGGGTCATGGGGATTCTCGCCGGGCTCGCGACCGTGTTTCTGACCATCGGTGGCGTGCGCCGGGTGTTCGGTGGTGGCGACCCGTCGGAGCAGGAGAAGTCCAAGGAGGCGTTCAAGGCCGCCGCGATCGGCTATGGCCTGGCCGCGCTCGCGCCCCTGGTGGTCACCGTGCTCAAAGGCATCGTGGGGGCGTGAGGTGATGCGCCTGCCACTCGCACGAACCCGGTCCATCAGCCGTTCTGTCCCGGTCGACCACACCGTCGGCTCCCCGCTGCCCGTGAGCGTTCAGCACCCGGGTTCGGCATCGCCGGAGCGCCGACAAATGCTCGCGCCTCCGGCCTCACGCTCGCGTCGAACGTCGCGGCATGCTCGTCTGTCGCGTGGTCGTGCGCTGGTGGTTTTGGCGGTGAGTGTTGTGCTGCTGGGTGGCACGCTCGCTATCCAAGCGGCTGCCTCGTCCGGTCTGGTCGCCGCGCAGCCCGCGACGACACCCGTGGTGCCGACGAATCCGCTCGCGCCGGTCCCGCCCGGCGATCCGTGTCCGCCGGGCTCGCCGTTGCCGGTCTGCCATCTGCCCGCGCCGCCGAGCACCCCGTCGTTGTCGGGCATTCCGCTGCCGGTGCCGACCGGTCCACCGACCACGACGCCGTGCATCCCGGGGCCTTTCCAGCCGCCGTGCGCACCACCAGCACCACCATCGACTGGTCCGTCGGTGCCGTGTACCGGGGAGGGCTGCATTCCGCAGCCACCCGGTTCGACGCCACCCACCGGCCCTGGTCCCAGCCAGCCGGGTGGCGGGGACAGCGGGGACGCCGCGTGCGGGCTCAGCAACATCGGCGGCTGCATCACCAACGCGATCAACGCGTTCTTCCGCGGCATCGTCACCGCGGCGCTGAACCCGTTGCTGGACCTGCTGGGCAAGACGTTGTTGACCACGCCGATGCCGGACTCGCTGCCGCGCGTGGGCGAGCTGTGGAACAACTCGTGGCAGATCCTGCTCGTGTCCTACGGCCTGCTCGTGCTCCTCGCGGGTGTCATCGCCATGGGTTATCAAACTGTCCAGACGCGACACTCCATCAAGGAACTCGCGCCGCGCCTCGTCACTGGGTTCTTGGCTGGGGCGTTGTCGCTGTGGGTCGCTACCAAAGGCATTCAGATCGCCAACGCGATGGTCTCGGCGATCATGGGCGGTGGGGTCGACGCGAGCACCGCCGGGGTGACCCTGCGCAACCTCGTGCTGGGGTCGCTCCACGGTGGGATCTGGGTCATCTTCATCGGCATCTTCCTCGCCGGACTGCTCGTCGCGTTGCTGGTGACCTACGTGGTGCGGGTGGCGTTGACGATCATCCTGATCGCGGGTGCGCCCTTGGCGTTGATGTTCCATGTCCTGCCGCAGACCGAGGGCGTCGCGTACTGGTGGTGGAAGGCATACGGCGGCTGCCTCGCGATCCAAGTCGGACAGAGCCTGACGCTGATCGTCGGCGTGAACGTGTTCCTCGCCCCTGGCGGGTTCACCCTGTTCGGCCCGACCATGTCCGGCTTGGTGAATCTGCTGGTCGCGTTGGCGTTGATGTACATCTTGTTCAAGATCCCGTTCTGGGTGCTGGCCTCGGTGCGCGGCGGCAGCGGCGGTCGGAGTTTGATCGGATCGTTGATCAAGGGCTTCCTGGCGTACAAGACGTTCGGTCTGCTCGGTCGCCGCGGAGGCGGTCGCGGGCCGAGTCGTCCGCGTCGCCCAACGGCAACGGCACCCAACGTCGGCATTGGTGGTGGCGCGGGTGCGGCGAGTTCGGCGCCGCTGCCGTGGTGGGCGTGGCGTCGCCGCCGCGCCGCGAAGTGGATTCGCCCGGGTGAGGGCATGCTGCCACTCCGATTGCGCCGCTACACCGGGACCTCCACCGTCGGGCAGCCACGACATACCCTGGCCGACGAGCTGGCCGATCCAGCTCGTGACCTGTCCTCGCAGGGCCAACTCTCGGCTGATCAGCCGGATCTGTTCGGCCCGAACGGTCAGGTGCGACGGCACGCTCGCCCGGTCAAGGTGGACCGGCCGCTGATTCCACCGGAGCCGGGGATGCTTCCGATGCGGCTGCGCTACGCCCCGCCCGGCGCCACGCGGTCCTCGTTGGCCGGCGAGCTCAGCGACCCGCACCGACCCCAGCCGGGCAGGGTTCCGATGCCGCCGAACGCGCCAGGACTGGTGACTCGGCACGGGCGGGCCAACCCGGCAGCGAAGCCACCACGCGTGCCACGCCCGCTGATCCCGCCCCAGCCCGGGATGTTGCCGATGCGGGTGCGGCGCACCGACCCGGTCCCACAGCGGCGCACGCTCGGGGACGAGTTCGACGCACGGCCCGCCGGGTTCCTCGGGCACCAGCCCAGCCCGCCCACCACGCCCGGTTTGTTCATGCGGGACGGCCGGCCCAACCGTCGCGCGACACCACCACGGCACGTGTGGCATCCCGTGGTCCCGCCCGAGCCGGGCATGTTGCCGATGCGGGTGCGGCGCACCGACCCGGTCCCACAACGGCACACGGTCGGGGACGAGTTCGACGCCCGCCCCACAGATGCCCCGGAGCATCAGCCCAGCCCGCCCCGCACACCCGGCTTGTTCACCCGGGACGGGCAGCCCAACCCGCGTGCCACACCGCCGAAACGAAAGCAGAAACCAGCACCGCGAACCGCACCGCCCGAGTCTGGAGGTAAGCCATGACTACGCCCGTTCGCATCCCCGCGGATGTCGATATGCACGATCGCGTGCTCGGCCCGCTGACCGCACGTCAGCTCGGGATCCTCGCCGCCGCCGGGGCGGTGCTGTATCTGCTCTGGATGGCGACCCGTGCCGTGGTACCGGTCGCGGTGTTCCTGGCTATCGCGGTCCCCCTCGGCGCGGGCGCGGCGATACTCGCGCTCGGCACGCGCGACGGAGTGCCGATGGACAAACTGCTCCTCGCTGCGATCCGCCAACGCCTGGCCCCACGACACCGGGTCGCCGCACCAGAGGGCGTGCGCCCAGCACCCGTATGGCTCACCGCCCAGGTCGACCACACCGGCGATCCGGCCGCGCGCAGGACAGGGCGCGCGGCACCGACTGAACAGGTCTCGCCCTCAGCGCTGCAACTGCCCGCCGAAGCGGTCACCGAGACCGGCGTGGTCGACCTCGGCGTCGACGGCCTGGCGGTGGTCGCGGTCGCCAGCACCGTGAACTTCGCGCTGCGGACCGGGAACGAACAGGAAGCACTGGTCGCCGCGTTCGGCCGGTATCTGCACTCGCTGACCGCACCGGTGCAAGTGGTCGTCCGCACCGAACGGCTCGACCTCTCAACCCAAATCAACGAACTACGCGACCGCGCGGGCGGCCTGCCGCACCCCGCGCTGGAAGCCGCCGCGCTCGAGCACGCCGACTACCTGATCCACCTCGGCTCACAGTCGGACCTGCTGCGCCGTCAAGTGCTGCTGGTGTTGCGCGAACCGCTCGGCGTCGCCACGCCGACGGACGGCCTGGGCGGGCCCGGCCCGCTCGCGGTGCTCGGCTCGCTGATGGGCAAGCGCCGCACGCAGACCAGCGGGCGGGTGGACGCGGGAACGCGACGAGCCGCGGAGTCGCGGCTGGTGCGCCGCCTCGGTGAGGCGATCGAACTGCTCGCGCCCGCCGGGATCGTGGTCACCCCACTGGACGCCGGGCAGGCCACCGGCGTGCTGGCCTCGGCGTGCAACCCCGACAGCCTGCTGCCGCCCTCCGCGGGGTTGGCCGGCGCGGACGAGGTCATCACCACGTCCGGCGCGGACCTGGCCGGCGACGACCTCGACGACACGTTCTTCACGCCCGCCACAACGTCAGGCCGAGCGCCGTCCCGACAGGACGAGGACAGCTTCGCCGACGACTGGGACTACGACAACGACGGGGACTACGACGACGATGAGAGGGGGAGGTCCTGATGGCCACCCGCGCACGCACCACCCGCCACCACCCTCTGGCCGCCCCGTCGGCCTCGTCAGCCGCAGCCGCGTTCACCCCGGATGCCCTGTCGGTCGCCGCGCGCCACTTGGAGGTCGGTGGCGAATGGGT
This window contains:
- a CDS encoding tyrosine-type recombinase/integrase, which encodes MTSPASTPDSQPAMRCLSLGAGIQSSAVLLLACEGMIPRFDVALFADTGWEPKAVYENLTRLRKHAAQFGIPVRTVSAGNIRDDALDPAHRFVSMPLHVLNPDGSRGLARRQCSVICTISRWLIMALRVVIKEKPVDLRRQLMEGRASVPRVGSVIKVERVHPPFVVLDPAGVEIVDVTEYLRDLALGDGSPLTGRSYAFGLLRWFRLLWLLGLAWEKATEAEVAVLVGWLRTAPNPQRRRNTPTTGRPGAINPRTGKPTLAAGYARTTINHALSSVSGFYEYHGHHGRGPVVNPVPSSPQRRRALAHLSPLEPKPVVGRARLRQRVALRPPRAIPDRLWQELFDAMGCERDRALLEFFVSSGARAAELLGVTPEDLDWAGRQIYVVSKGTRVREAIPASPQAFVRLALYFDEIGTPAPGESIWRTRRGEDRPLTYWALRRILQRANAVLGTNWTWHDARHTAATRMANSGTLTLAEVQAILRHANIQTTSRYLSVGVEELFDKLTEHYSRPKPQTHFPTGYAAADIEAVFGA
- a CDS encoding DNA cytosine methyltransferase → MTTQPPRSRARSGRDSAPALVAVTTTTAGAVRAATAQTVPDEVRQNVSVGASAGPVVGSVCTGYLGLDLGVLATLGGGRIAWCADPDPHIAQLLAARLPGVPNLGDVRAIDWTAVEPVEVLTAGFPCQDISAAGRRAGIENGARSGLWTDIVAGVRLLRPALLVVENVAALRWKGGGLHRVLGDLAEAGYDALWRSVRAADIGAAHRRERVFLCAWPRAGAADGGGGDAADSDRARRFLQRHLGDQPTRRSVAAGPVAAAADTDRLGREELHAQDAARWAIAARPGAAAADADGIRHRHGGASGECGFPAAAVAADASAGGIRGVPADAAGDRRDEGLSGAARVEGRPDAAVGGNSPDHPGQAQPVGVAAPPDWDTMTVQDAVRWGIYTAAVRRWEQVLGRAAPQPTQPGRHGRPVLAPSFVEWLQGLEPGWVTDLPLPRTAQLRALGNGVVPQQATYAVELLLADLTALLRATDIGTSVERLSDGQEASAA
- a CDS encoding PrgI family protein, producing MTTPVRIPADVDMHDRVLGPLTARQLGILAAAGAVLYLLWMATRAVVPVAVFLAIAVPLGAGAAILALGTRDGVPMDKLLLAAIRQRLAPRHRVAAPEGVRPAPVWLTAQVDHTGDPAARRTGRAAPTEQVSPSALQLPAEAVTETGVVDLGVDGLAVVAVASTVNFALRTGNEQEALVAAFGRYLHSLTAPVQVVVRTERLDLSTQINELRDRAGGLPHPALEAAALEHADYLIHLGSQSDLLRRQVLLVLREPLGVATPTDGLGGPGPLAVLGSLMGKRRTQTSGRVDAGTRRAAESRLVRRLGEAIELLAPAGIVVTPLDAGQATGVLASACNPDSLLPPSAGLAGADEVITTSGADLAGDDLDDTFFTPATTSGRAPSRQDEDSFADDWDYDNDGDYDDDERGRS
- a CDS encoding TRM11 family SAM-dependent methyltransferase, producing the protein MTVAPIANPAQPGHHRQEGTTVADNPFPRALSDTAVTPDRTHAEHPVDGPTQRVPRAVIDDLDGTTGTPPEGANDGSAGDVAVSVWTTAQTAPATQRKDRYVAESTAHPAKMLPAVAAHAIAHYTRPGDLVLDPMCGIGTTLVEALHAGRRAVGIEYEPHWVDVSRANLTLAHDAGVEHEGRVFHGDARQIASLLPPEYVAQAALVVTSPPYGPSTHGQVSVAPGAGVQKYHHRYGNTLDRGNLANVGHHRLLAGFTRILAGLTTYLRPGGHIAITIRPWREHAELIDLPSQILACGLHAGMIPVERCVALLARAAETDLVARGSFFQRDFIRKQREAGLPLHLISHEDVLIFRTALRRSAGSGVSTSRRDSRRFLTDRARHSGNPRVEPGVSESWAA